The stretch of DNA GCACCGAGACCGTCGCCACCAGGCGGCCGTCATACGGCGAACGCACCTCGTAGCTGTCGGTCCCCGCGACCTGCTTACCCGCGATCCAGAACGGCGTTGCCTGCTCAGTCATGGGATTCAGGGTAGGCGCGGCCGGGCGATCCCGCCGGTGTACGCGGTGGCCAGTCGGCGGGGGTGGCTGCTCCATCAGGGCCACAGGGTGAACTCGTTGCCGTCGGGATCGGTCATCTCCACCTCGCCGTGCGGACCTGGGCCGGAGGCGGTGCGGGCGGCTCCGAGCCAGACGAGCCGGTCGACTTCCGTCTGCTGATCGCCGTCGGCGACGAGGTCGAAGCGCAGCCGGTTCCGCCCGGTCTTCGCGGTGAAGGGCGGCCCACCCCAGGTGATCTTCGGGCCGCCGTGCGGCGACCGGATCGCGGTCTGCTGGTCCCGGTCCCACACCAGCGGCCAGTCCAGTGCCCGGCTCCAGAAGTACCCGACCTGCTGCGATCCGTCGCTCGCCAGCGCTCCGAGGAACCCGCACTCCGCCAGGAACTTGTTCCCCGCCGCGATCACGCAGAACTCGTTGCCCTCGGGATCGGCGAGCACCACGTGCGTGGCGTCCGGTCCCTGCCCGACGTCGTGATGCCGCCCGCCGAGCTCCAGCGCCCGCGCGACCGTCCGCTGCTGCGTCTCGGGGGACGCGCTCGTCAGGTCGAAGTGCATCTGGTTCTGCCGGACCTTCTCCACCTCGGAAGGCAGGAAGCGCAGCCGGAACCCCGTGTCGTCGTTCGGGATCAGCGCGACGCCGTCGCCATCACCGGCCTGTTCCCAGCCCAGGACGCCGCCCCAGAACCGGGCGAGCCCGAGCGGATCGTGTGCGTCGACGCAGAGAGCGACAAGCTGAGCGGCCATCCCCCGACCCAACCACTTCGCACGCTGCTGTGCGACTGCGTTTCCTACTGCTCCTCGCGCACCCTCAGCGCCAGCCACAGCTCCATCCGCGCGTCCGCCGAATCGGCGGCGGTCAGATCCTTGCCCAGCAGCTCGCCGGCGCGGGCGATCCGGGCCCGCACCGTGTGCCGGTGCACCCCCAGCTCCGCGGCCGCCGAGTCCCACTGGCCGTTGTGCGCCAGCCAGGCGCGCAGCGTCGGCACCAGCTCCGAGCGGTCCGCCTCGACCAGCGGCCGCAGCGCCGCGGCCGCGAAGTCCCGGACGCCCTGGTCCGCGAACAGCGCGGCGATTCCCGAGCCGGACTCGGCGTAGTACACGGCCGGCCGGCCGGTCTTGCGTGCCGTCGCCAGCGCCTCGCCGGCCTGCCGGTAGGCACGCCCGAAGTCC from Catenulispora sp. GP43 encodes:
- a CDS encoding VOC family protein, with product MAAQLVALCVDAHDPLGLARFWGGVLGWEQAGDGDGVALIPNDDTGFRLRFLPSEVEKVRQNQMHFDLTSASPETQQRTVARALELGGRHHDVGQGPDATHVVLADPEGNEFCVIAAGNKFLAECGFLGALASDGSQQVGYFWSRALDWPLVWDRDQQTAIRSPHGGPKITWGGPPFTAKTGRNRLRFDLVADGDQQTEVDRLVWLGAARTASGPGPHGEVEMTDPDGNEFTLWP